One genomic region from Nymphaea colorata isolate Beijing-Zhang1983 chromosome 10, ASM883128v2, whole genome shotgun sequence encodes:
- the LOC116261719 gene encoding thermospermine synthase ACAULIS5-like, whose translation MGEACEVNGYYSVMEAPKCNGDVQAHQMELRRQCCWYEEEIDVDLRWSFALNSVLHTGASEYQDITLLDTKHFGKALIIDGKMQSAEADEFIYHECLVHPALLYHSNPRKIFIMGGGEGSTAREILKHRSVEKVVMCDIDQEVVDFCRRYLHANREAFRNQKLRLVINDARLELAESREKFDVIVGDLADPMEGGPCYQLYTKSFYETIVKPKLNADGIFVTQAGPAGVLTHKEVFSSIYNTIKHVFKYVQAYTAHVPSYGDTWGWVMASDQPILLDAKQIDKRIEERILGELLYVDGRSHLSSTIMNKCVYNSLIKETHVYTEENARFIHGHGRAYCH comes from the exons ATGGGCGAGGCGTGTGAGGTGAACGGGTACTACTCTGTCATGGAGGCTCCCAAATGCAACGGAGATGTGCAGGCTCACCAGATGGAGCTTCGCCGGCAGTGTTGCTGGTATGAAGAGGAGATCGATGTTGACCTGCGATGGTCCTTCGCTTTAAACag TGTACTTCACACAGGAGCCAGTGAGTATCAGGACATCACCCTGCTGGACACAAAGCATTTTGGCAAG GCTTTAATAATAGATGGCAAGATGCAGAGTGCAGAGGCGGATGAGTTTATATATCATGAGTGCTTGGTTCATCCTGCCCTCCTTTATCATTCCAA CCCCAGAAAGATCTTTATAATGGGAGGGGGTGAAGGGTCTACTGCAAGAGAAATACTGAAGCATAGAAGCGTAGAGAAAGTGGTCATGTGTGACATTGATCAG GAAGTTGTTGATTTCTGTCGAAGATATCTGCATGCGAATAGAGAGGCTTTCCGCAACCAAAAGCTGCGGCTGGTGATCAACGACGCGAG GTTGGAATTAGCAGAAAGCAGAGAAAAATTCGACGTGATAGTGGGAGACCTTGCTGACCCTATGGAAGGAGGGCCATGCTATCAACTATACACAAAGTCCTTCTATGAGACTATAGTCAAGCCCAAGCTTAATGCTGATGGCATTTTTGTAAcacag GCTGGACCGGCTGGAGTGCTTACCCACAAAGAGGTGTTCTCTTCAATCTACAACACAATCAAACATGTATTCAAGT ATGTGCAGGCATACACAGCACATGTCCCATCGTATGGAGACACTTGGGGCTGGGTTATG GCCTCGGATCAGCCGATTTTACTGGACGCCAAGCAGATAGACAAGAGAATTGAAGAAAGAATACTTGGCGAGCTTCTCTACGTGGATGGCCGTTCTCACCTTTCCTCCACAATCATGAATAAATGCGTTTATAACTC GCTAATCAAAGAGACTCACGTCTACACGGAAGAGAATGCACGATTCATCCATGGCCATGGAAGGGCTTACTGCCACTGA